A stretch of the Methylacidiphilum caldifontis genome encodes the following:
- a CDS encoding cysteine hydrolase family protein, whose protein sequence is MIESHCIIVVDMLEDFIRGKLATGELKKIIDPIRELIADARSSKIPIIYVGDAHLPYDPEMTIWGEHAMKGSEGASIIKELAPCPGDIVLEKRTYSGFRETGLDLILRSLKIDSLILVGLHTHLCIKHTAADGFFLNYHIVVPVDCVCAFSMEEHESGLEYLHKFYGVELTTSQSLRERWKSQKGS, encoded by the coding sequence ATGATAGAAAGCCACTGCATCATTGTTGTGGACATGCTTGAAGATTTTATTCGTGGGAAGCTTGCCACAGGAGAACTAAAAAAAATTATCGATCCGATAAGGGAGTTGATCGCTGATGCAAGGTCTAGCAAAATACCTATTATTTATGTAGGAGATGCACACCTGCCCTATGATCCGGAAATGACGATCTGGGGGGAACATGCAATGAAAGGATCGGAGGGAGCTTCAATAATTAAAGAACTGGCACCTTGCCCTGGTGATATTGTCCTGGAGAAAAGGACGTATAGTGGATTTAGAGAAACGGGTTTAGATTTGATCTTAAGATCGCTCAAAATTGATTCCCTTATTTTAGTCGGTCTTCATACTCATCTTTGTATAAAGCATACGGCCGCTGATGGCTTTTTTTTAAATTACCACATTGTAGTCCCTGTAGATTGTGTATGTGCCTTTAGTATGGAGGAACACGAAAGTGGGCTTGAGTATCTTCATAAGTTTTATGGGGTTGAACTCACCACCTCCCAATCCCTTAGGGAAAGATGGAAAAGTCAAAAAGGCAGTTGA
- a CDS encoding tetratricopeptide repeat protein, with the protein MLSNPLKRSSRRRGKKVKFFWFFVVLFVTYPLSVGHSTSFADGKRETDYVKLFHEAKIEEAAQVARWQLLQNPEDGRAWKTLGWIELMKNHLEEAQYALQKGLKANPDDTEMKRLLAICFYRENNLEQSAELLDEIKEKWTANLLRHLEPKAFDIQGDFSYVKLNESNPFVVIPVTICNKTVPLFLDTRGSFTALDRDLYEKMKKIRLLDVIALQFWFNFAGKWSIRSRIGTFDMKVGNLKIENVPVLLARWQGTYLFPRHVPQIVHGVLGTDWMRQFNITIDYPQKVLLLRKKESLSENANVDKEGEQTTKIPFYLTPGGQIVIEGKINDQGGNFFLIDTLSVGRAFSCSEWIIHKYHLARYGGWIIGQRRGSMYPHVYAVIPKIQIGNIIRENVPASIGKNYDFPPSIDHKQGFPIGVIVGNGFFKSFEVTFDFQKMELVLKSKKTVEEKSENPLALKQ; encoded by the coding sequence ATGTTATCTAACCCTCTAAAGAGAAGTTCAAGGCGTCGGGGAAAAAAGGTCAAATTTTTTTGGTTCTTTGTTGTTCTCTTTGTGACATATCCCTTATCTGTTGGCCATTCTACTTCATTTGCCGATGGAAAGAGGGAAACGGATTATGTGAAGCTTTTTCATGAGGCAAAGATAGAAGAAGCAGCTCAAGTGGCTCGCTGGCAGCTCTTGCAAAATCCAGAAGATGGGAGAGCATGGAAAACCCTTGGATGGATCGAATTAATGAAAAACCATCTTGAAGAAGCACAATATGCCCTTCAGAAAGGACTTAAAGCTAATCCCGATGATACGGAAATGAAGAGGCTCTTAGCCATCTGTTTTTATAGAGAAAATAACCTAGAACAGTCTGCCGAGCTCTTAGATGAAATTAAAGAAAAATGGACAGCCAATCTTTTAAGGCATTTAGAACCTAAAGCCTTTGACATCCAGGGAGATTTTTCTTATGTCAAGCTCAATGAATCTAATCCTTTTGTCGTTATTCCTGTAACTATTTGTAATAAAACGGTACCTCTTTTTTTAGATACTCGGGGGTCATTTACCGCCTTAGATAGGGATCTTTATGAAAAAATGAAAAAGATTAGGCTTCTGGATGTGATTGCCCTGCAATTTTGGTTCAATTTTGCTGGGAAATGGTCTATCCGGTCGCGAATAGGAACGTTCGATATGAAAGTTGGAAATTTAAAGATCGAAAATGTTCCTGTTTTATTGGCAAGATGGCAAGGAACATATCTTTTCCCTAGGCACGTTCCTCAGATTGTCCATGGCGTATTAGGAACCGATTGGATGAGGCAGTTTAATATCACGATAGATTATCCCCAAAAAGTGCTTTTGCTGCGAAAAAAAGAAAGCCTTTCAGAAAATGCCAACGTGGACAAAGAGGGTGAGCAGACAACAAAAATTCCCTTTTATTTAACTCCAGGAGGACAAATCGTTATCGAGGGGAAAATCAACGATCAAGGGGGGAACTTTTTTTTGATTGACACCCTGAGTGTGGGCAGAGCATTTAGCTGTTCAGAATGGATAATCCATAAATATCATTTGGCTCGTTATGGAGGATGGATTATTGGTCAAAGACGGGGATCGATGTATCCTCATGTTTATGCGGTTATTCCCAAAATCCAGATCGGGAATATCATAAGGGAAAATGTTCCCGCAAGTATAGGAAAGAACTATGATTTTCCTCCATCGATTGATCATAAACAGGGATTTCCAATAGGGGTAATAGTGGGTAATGGGTTTTTCAAGTCTTTCGAGGTCACTTTCGATTTCCAGAAAATGGAGCTGGTATTGAAATCCAAAAAGACAGTAGAGGAAAAATCAGAAAATCCTTTGGCCTTAAAACAGTAA
- the cyoE gene encoding heme o synthase, translated as MNTHKDNESKRGCEKIENFPTFLSTPRPHSYSLVGDIAQLIKFRLTLLVLTTTFFGFVLAPVGPLDLAKAIHVLVGTGLVAASAAVLNEVLERRHDSQMSRTKDRPIPAQRIDAIEATITSIIGALVGFLYLWNFSNLVAASVALFSLISYVAIYTPFKRISPWNTWIGAVSGALPPVIGYAAQDEHLVRFTPLFLFSILFLWQMPHFYAIAWIYRNDYKKAGFKMLVVVDSTGKKLTLQSLIFSFLLLSVSTLPYFTGHASPTYLGGSLILGLLFFSSACLFHLRGDLKTARILFFSSIAYLPLLFTLLAFCWKK; from the coding sequence ATGAATACCCATAAAGATAACGAATCAAAAAGAGGCTGTGAAAAAATAGAAAATTTTCCGACTTTCTTATCCACTCCCCGCCCACATTCCTACTCACTAGTTGGGGACATCGCACAACTCATCAAGTTTCGTCTCACCCTTTTAGTCCTTACGACTACTTTCTTTGGTTTTGTATTGGCCCCGGTAGGACCCCTTGATTTGGCTAAAGCGATCCATGTCCTGGTAGGAACTGGCCTTGTAGCAGCTTCTGCAGCCGTCCTCAATGAAGTGCTTGAAAGGCGCCATGATAGCCAAATGTCACGAACAAAAGATAGGCCTATTCCTGCACAACGTATCGATGCTATCGAAGCGACGATAACCTCTATAATTGGAGCCCTGGTCGGTTTCCTTTATCTCTGGAATTTTTCTAATCTTGTGGCTGCTTCCGTTGCCCTTTTCAGTCTAATTAGCTATGTTGCGATTTACACTCCTTTCAAACGCATCAGCCCATGGAATACATGGATTGGAGCAGTATCTGGAGCTCTTCCACCCGTCATTGGTTATGCTGCTCAGGATGAGCATTTAGTTCGTTTCACTCCTTTGTTTCTTTTTAGCATTCTATTTTTATGGCAAATGCCCCATTTTTATGCCATCGCATGGATCTATAGGAATGATTACAAGAAAGCTGGTTTCAAAATGCTCGTCGTGGTTGACTCTACAGGGAAAAAATTAACTCTGCAAAGTCTCATTTTTTCCTTTTTGTTATTGTCCGTTTCCACTTTGCCTTATTTCACGGGACATGCTAGCCCAACATACCTGGGTGGATCGCTTATTCTTGGTCTATTATTTTTCAGTTCTGCCTGTCTATTTCATCTTCGTGGAGATTTAAAGACGGCACGCATCCTCTTTTTTTCTTCCATTGCCTATCTTCCTTTACTTTTTACTCTCTTGGCTTTTTGTTGGAAAAAATAG
- a CDS encoding COX15/CtaA family protein, translating to MGNVKKSSVNIFSAILTFFVLLLIAVGAMVTTTNSGMAVPDWPTTFGYNMFSFPFSRWIGGVFYEHSHRLVASAVGLMTIVLFLLILFKEKRMWLKTAGTAALLLVVLQGVLGGLRVVWMKDQIGIIHAALAQGFLVLIGLIWLATSRFWILDNLDEPSYKAHNNKTVPLLFLILSVVIYIQLLLGAAMRHAHLGLSITDFPLAYGQIFPHITAEELSKINTKREAIGLPPTTLVQIHLQLAHRFSALIIFLLGLFLFFSIKKREKKDTIFFITRLLLLLVGLQIALGAFVIWSGKENFITTTHVVVGALILLLSSLATTLLYRKEWLLKAKQKELEIPFYPSSPYSNPKN from the coding sequence ATGGGAAATGTGAAAAAGAGTAGTGTAAACATCTTTTCAGCGATTCTTACTTTTTTTGTACTTTTACTCATAGCGGTTGGAGCTATGGTTACGACCACCAACTCCGGAATGGCTGTGCCTGATTGGCCAACAACTTTTGGCTATAACATGTTTAGTTTTCCCTTTTCACGTTGGATTGGAGGAGTTTTTTATGAACATAGCCATAGGCTTGTGGCTTCAGCCGTTGGGTTGATGACGATCGTTCTATTTTTGTTGATCTTATTTAAAGAAAAAAGAATGTGGCTTAAAACAGCAGGAACTGCGGCTCTTCTGCTTGTTGTTTTGCAAGGAGTATTAGGGGGGCTAAGAGTGGTATGGATGAAAGATCAGATTGGAATTATTCATGCTGCTCTTGCCCAAGGTTTTTTAGTCCTTATAGGCCTCATATGGTTAGCGACCTCTAGATTTTGGATTCTCGATAACCTCGATGAGCCTTCTTACAAAGCCCATAACAACAAAACAGTACCCCTTTTATTTTTAATCCTTTCAGTGGTTATATATATCCAGCTTCTGCTTGGAGCGGCTATGCGCCATGCCCATCTTGGTCTTTCGATCACCGATTTCCCGCTAGCTTATGGACAAATTTTTCCCCATATCACCGCTGAAGAACTTTCAAAGATAAATACAAAAAGGGAGGCTATAGGACTGCCCCCGACTACTCTTGTCCAGATTCATCTGCAACTGGCACATCGATTTAGCGCATTAATCATTTTTCTACTCGGCCTCTTTTTGTTTTTCTCCATTAAAAAAAGGGAAAAAAAGGATACCATTTTCTTTATAACCCGATTATTACTTCTCCTTGTTGGCTTGCAAATTGCATTGGGTGCTTTTGTAATCTGGAGTGGAAAAGAAAATTTCATTACGACTACGCACGTGGTAGTTGGAGCTCTTATATTGCTGTTATCCTCCCTTGCGACAACTTTGCTTTATAGGAAAGAATGGCTTTTAAAAGCCAAGCAAAAAGAGTTAGAAATACCGTTCTATCCTTCTTCTCCTTATTCAAACCCGAAGAACTGA
- a CDS encoding AAA family ATPase: MTRGQEWAERVSSEIKKAVIGQEVIIERLLIGLLTGGHILIEGMPGLAKTLLVKTIAKAVGLKFERIQFTPDLLPSDVVGTMIFQPKEGRFSPHLGPIFANLVLADEINRAPAKVQSALLEAMQEKQVTIGGTSHRLPDPFLVMATQNPIEQEGTYPLPEAQSDRFLFKLIINYPSEEEERKMLRLWGKLTEEPQISPVSSPEEIQELRKEIDKIFVSPIAEYYILALVRETREIVGIHADGIQKLSYGASPRASLALFQASRALAWIRGSDFLSPQFIQEVYIDCLRHRVGLSYESEAEGKTVENILEEILKNTSIPTENVGEISRS; encoded by the coding sequence ATGACAAGAGGACAAGAGTGGGCTGAAAGAGTATCGTCGGAAATTAAAAAGGCGGTCATTGGGCAGGAAGTCATTATTGAACGGCTCTTAATTGGTTTGCTTACGGGGGGGCATATTTTGATCGAAGGTATGCCGGGCTTAGCAAAAACGCTTCTTGTTAAAACGATAGCTAAAGCTGTAGGTCTAAAATTCGAGCGGATTCAATTTACTCCGGATCTCCTACCGAGTGATGTGGTAGGAACGATGATCTTTCAACCTAAAGAAGGTCGTTTTTCGCCTCATCTTGGACCTATTTTTGCCAACCTGGTATTGGCCGATGAAATAAATAGGGCACCGGCTAAAGTGCAAAGTGCTTTACTTGAGGCCATGCAGGAAAAACAGGTAACCATTGGGGGGACATCGCATAGGCTTCCTGATCCCTTTCTTGTTATGGCAACTCAAAATCCAATCGAACAGGAAGGGACCTATCCTTTGCCTGAAGCGCAATCGGATCGATTTTTATTTAAACTCATCATCAATTATCCCTCAGAGGAAGAAGAAAGAAAAATGCTGAGACTATGGGGAAAACTGACCGAAGAACCACAAATTAGTCCTGTTTCTTCTCCAGAGGAAATTCAGGAACTTCGAAAAGAAATCGACAAGATTTTTGTCAGCCCCATTGCCGAATATTATATCCTTGCTTTGGTCAGGGAAACTCGAGAAATTGTAGGGATTCATGCTGATGGAATCCAAAAACTCAGTTACGGTGCTTCTCCCAGGGCTTCTTTAGCCCTTTTTCAAGCGAGTCGTGCTCTTGCTTGGATTAGAGGATCGGATTTCCTAAGCCCCCAATTTATTCAAGAAGTCTATATTGATTGTTTGAGACACCGTGTGGGCTTGAGTTATGAGTCTGAAGCCGAAGGCAAAACCGTAGAAAATATATTGGAAGAAATCCTTAAAAATACTTCTATTCCTACCGAAAATGTCGGAGAAATCAGCAGATCATAA
- a CDS encoding DUF58 domain-containing protein, which translates to MSEKSADHNVFSKEKIKEAARLLRRIEWKVKKSSTHLFLGEYRSVFKGKGKEFDQVVAYEFGDDIRDIDWNVTARLGALYRKKFVEERELILTLVVEDSPSLLFGSGSLTKRDAIMEIAGYLSILATGFSHRLSIVHVFPGGYFFMPPMKGKKKILSSMVKLFSLDPPSLWPIKSTEIPWSFLYRTLPRNSVVFWLGDFPRRPISRDWIALSERFEIIGFRVEDPWEYALPEKERFLAYDPVAGKVVKVDTANLDTQKRQQKWRLEKENYWKSLFPKRFSRCSFMLGTPIFPKFMQFFIERSLA; encoded by the coding sequence ATGTCGGAGAAATCAGCAGATCATAATGTTTTTTCGAAAGAGAAGATCAAAGAAGCGGCGAGGCTTTTGCGTCGCATTGAATGGAAAGTCAAAAAATCCTCTACGCATCTTTTTTTGGGAGAATATCGATCTGTATTTAAAGGAAAAGGGAAAGAATTTGATCAGGTCGTTGCGTATGAATTTGGAGATGACATAAGGGATATTGACTGGAATGTAACGGCTAGGCTAGGTGCTCTTTACAGGAAAAAATTTGTCGAAGAACGGGAACTGATTTTAACCCTTGTTGTAGAAGATAGTCCTTCGCTGTTGTTTGGTTCGGGTAGCCTCACTAAAAGAGATGCGATAATGGAAATCGCCGGTTATCTCTCGATTCTAGCAACGGGATTTTCACATCGGCTTTCCATTGTTCATGTGTTCCCGGGAGGCTATTTTTTTATGCCTCCGATGAAGGGAAAGAAAAAAATTTTATCGAGTATGGTCAAATTATTTTCTCTCGATCCTCCTTCATTATGGCCGATCAAATCGACTGAAATTCCGTGGTCTTTTTTATACCGAACACTGCCACGAAACTCGGTTGTTTTTTGGCTTGGAGACTTCCCGCGACGTCCTATATCCAGGGATTGGATCGCCCTCTCTGAACGGTTTGAAATTATAGGTTTTCGGGTAGAAGATCCGTGGGAATATGCATTACCTGAAAAGGAGAGGTTCTTAGCCTACGATCCAGTAGCTGGAAAGGTCGTTAAAGTGGATACGGCTAATTTGGATACCCAAAAAAGACAACAAAAATGGAGGTTAGAAAAAGAGAATTATTGGAAAAGTTTGTTTCCCAAAAGGTTTTCCCGGTGTTCCTTTATGTTAGGGACCCCGATTTTTCCCAAATTTATGCAATTTTTTATTGAGAGATCGCTCGCTTAA
- a CDS encoding VWA domain-containing protein, protein MVGHLSFAYPYFFLLLLLVPAISLLRKRRVQQPFLFPFAYEWMVKRNQRITDRLSLLFIYIAFVFFIIALARPQEEKGKVPLRKEGYDIMLVLDISGSMLAEDYEIDQKMVSRLDIVLEVVKTFLDKRTTDRIGLIAFAGRAYTVCPLTFDHSWLKRKIDQLQAGTIEDGTAIGDALGLALSRLEGKRELEGRKKIGSFLILLTDGANNCGNLTPLEAAQLAANASVPIFTIGAGINGEVMMPVMDEERRKIGSQTVVSEVDEELLRKIAQLTGGEYFRATDSNAIVSAFQAIDAQKKLPFEPVVVTKKEELFAGFLAIGLFFWLLAFIFSKRT, encoded by the coding sequence ATGGTTGGTCATCTATCCTTTGCCTATCCCTACTTCTTTTTGTTACTCCTGCTTGTCCCTGCAATCAGTCTTTTACGAAAGCGAAGGGTTCAGCAGCCCTTTTTATTCCCCTTTGCTTATGAATGGATGGTTAAGAGAAACCAAAGAATAACCGATAGGCTTTCTCTGCTCTTTATTTACATAGCTTTTGTGTTCTTTATCATTGCACTGGCAAGACCCCAAGAGGAAAAGGGCAAAGTTCCTCTAAGAAAAGAGGGATATGATATCATGCTTGTGCTTGATATTTCCGGTAGCATGCTTGCCGAAGACTATGAAATTGATCAAAAGATGGTTAGCCGGTTGGACATTGTTTTGGAAGTCGTTAAGACTTTTTTAGATAAAAGAACAACTGATCGGATTGGCTTGATTGCTTTTGCGGGAAGAGCTTACACGGTTTGTCCATTAACTTTTGATCATAGTTGGTTGAAGCGCAAAATTGATCAATTGCAGGCGGGGACTATCGAAGATGGCACGGCTATTGGGGATGCCTTGGGCTTGGCTTTAAGTCGGCTTGAAGGAAAGCGGGAATTAGAAGGGAGAAAAAAAATCGGTTCTTTTTTGATCCTGTTGACAGATGGGGCCAATAACTGCGGAAATCTTACCCCACTGGAGGCTGCACAATTGGCTGCCAATGCTTCTGTTCCTATTTTTACCATTGGTGCAGGGATCAATGGAGAGGTAATGATGCCTGTAATGGACGAAGAAAGGAGAAAGATCGGCAGTCAAACCGTGGTTTCTGAAGTCGATGAAGAACTTTTACGTAAGATAGCTCAACTGACGGGTGGAGAATATTTCAGGGCCACTGATAGCAATGCGATTGTTTCGGCTTTTCAGGCTATTGATGCCCAGAAAAAGCTCCCTTTTGAGCCCGTAGTGGTGACCAAGAAAGAAGAGCTTTTTGCCGGGTTTTTAGCAATTGGGCTTTTTTTTTGGTTGTTAGCCTTTATCTTTTCAAAAAGGACATAA
- a CDS encoding transposase, which produces MYPTLRQIKTLEWLRWVHCLLWNTAMDERRRGWIQQQKSLSFFDQCKALTDWLAQSPLLRSVNAQSEQLTLKRLDLAFRHFFGRVKNGEEPGFPRFKPLHRFKGWGYKTHGDG; this is translated from the coding sequence TTGTATCCCACCCTGCGCCAGATCAAGACGCTGGAGTGGTTGCGCTGGGTGCATTGCCTGCTGTGGAACACGGCGATGGATGAACGCCGCAGGGGCTGGATTCAGCAGCAAAAATCCCTGTCTTTCTTCGATCAGTGCAAAGCATTGACCGACTGGCTGGCCCAATCGCCCTTGCTTCGGTCGGTCAACGCCCAATCCGAACAGCTGACGTTAAAGCGCCTGGATCTAGCCTTCCGGCACTTCTTCGGCCGGGTGAAGAACGGTGAGGAGCCGGGGTTTCCCCGCTTCAAGCCGCTGCATCGTTTCAAAGGATGGGGTTACAAGACCCACGGAGATGGCTAG
- a CDS encoding acyltransferase, whose amino-acid sequence MEDHSLSLFHPRCFFDLSQTSHPRLFEDAENAWLIIARIKDYLEEILVPGIQGEVSKNSYIGPKVFIGKGTRIYPGAMIEGPAWIGENCQIRTGCFIRQNVIVEEGSVLGNSSELKNSFLFKHCQVPHFNYVGDSILGGHVHLGAGVILSNLKLNGTEVKIKFDGKIYSTGLRKFGAILGDETQIGCNAVLNPGSMLGKKTLIFPGVIWHGVLLEEGKVIKYKQELEIL is encoded by the coding sequence ATGGAAGACCATTCTCTTTCTCTTTTTCATCCCCGATGTTTTTTTGATCTTTCACAAACTTCACATCCACGATTATTCGAAGATGCTGAAAACGCTTGGCTTATCATCGCAAGAATCAAAGACTATCTTGAAGAAATTCTTGTTCCTGGCATTCAAGGTGAAGTTTCGAAGAACAGTTACATTGGCCCGAAAGTCTTTATAGGTAAAGGAACACGCATTTATCCCGGCGCAATGATTGAAGGTCCAGCATGGATTGGGGAAAACTGCCAAATACGCACGGGCTGTTTTATTAGACAAAATGTCATTGTTGAAGAGGGCTCTGTTCTTGGTAATTCTTCTGAGCTCAAAAACTCCTTTCTTTTTAAGCACTGCCAGGTGCCTCATTTCAATTATGTTGGAGACTCGATCTTGGGCGGCCATGTTCATCTGGGAGCAGGAGTCATTTTATCGAACCTAAAACTCAACGGAACCGAGGTCAAAATCAAGTTCGATGGGAAAATTTATTCGACTGGTTTAAGAAAATTCGGAGCAATTCTTGGAGATGAAACCCAAATTGGTTGCAATGCCGTGCTTAATCCAGGATCGATGCTTGGAAAGAAAACTCTGATTTTTCCAGGAGTTATTTGGCATGGTGTCCTTCTAGAGGAGGGAAAAGTTATAAAATATAAGCAAGAGCTAGAAATTCTTTGA
- a CDS encoding division/cell wall cluster transcriptional repressor MraZ, with the protein MGKKWATYTDIFEHAFDEKGRITVPSEWRQEGYDSRLFVFPSKFNHLKVYPESWMEEIRQKIETVKLQDPIRMQLELLAQLSQTVCWDQQGRISIKERLRKHAQVGKEAVLVGRLDHFEIWDQKKWKETALKVTSFEEAIESMGL; encoded by the coding sequence ATGGGCAAAAAATGGGCGACTTACACAGATATTTTTGAACATGCCTTTGATGAGAAAGGCAGGATAACCGTCCCTTCTGAATGGAGACAGGAAGGTTATGATAGCCGCCTATTTGTATTTCCATCTAAGTTTAACCACTTAAAGGTTTATCCTGAGAGTTGGATGGAAGAAATACGGCAGAAGATTGAAACTGTAAAGTTACAGGATCCAATCCGGATGCAATTAGAGCTTCTTGCCCAACTTTCCCAAACTGTTTGTTGGGATCAGCAGGGAAGAATTTCTATCAAAGAAAGATTAAGAAAACATGCTCAAGTTGGCAAAGAAGCAGTTCTTGTGGGACGTTTAGATCATTTTGAAATTTGGGACCAGAAAAAATGGAAAGAAACTGCATTGAAAGTGACCTCCTTTGAGGAGGCCATTGAAAGCATGGGATTATAG
- the rsmH gene encoding 16S rRNA (cytosine(1402)-N(4))-methyltransferase RsmH yields MTRNTEEMQSHIPVMLREFLEYCSPQRDERWIDGTFGYGGHAMALLERGCKVLALDWDEEAQKRAELLKEKREQFYFFRKNFSEMAEACFQIGWKDVDGILLDLGVSLGQLKDPKRGFSFHHPEAPLDMRMNQQSEKTAAVLLNNLTEEELIKLFSVVCNSKESRKLATGLVGLRSTKLIQKVGDFLEVIKKAHLFKKKGSHAATKPFLALRIAVNEELEHLERGLLEGTRLLKGGGRIAIISFHSTEDRIVKEFLRSHCVPKHRRGQGEEKQSQEMFFYKIEKILVSSEESKRNPRSRSARLRIGWKIISQGKST; encoded by the coding sequence ATGACCAGAAATACGGAAGAAATGCAGTCCCATATCCCAGTAATGTTGAGGGAATTTTTAGAATATTGTTCACCGCAAAGGGATGAGCGGTGGATTGATGGAACGTTTGGCTATGGTGGACATGCGATGGCTTTACTGGAAAGAGGCTGCAAAGTTTTGGCCTTGGATTGGGATGAAGAGGCGCAAAAAAGGGCAGAACTTTTGAAAGAAAAAAGAGAGCAATTTTATTTTTTCCGAAAAAATTTTTCGGAAATGGCGGAAGCTTGTTTTCAAATAGGTTGGAAAGATGTCGATGGAATTCTGTTAGATCTAGGTGTTTCGCTTGGCCAATTAAAAGACCCAAAGAGGGGCTTTAGTTTTCATCATCCTGAAGCCCCTCTGGATATGAGGATGAATCAGCAGAGCGAAAAGACGGCTGCGGTTTTGTTAAACAATCTAACTGAAGAAGAGTTGATCAAACTTTTTTCTGTGGTTTGCAACAGCAAGGAAAGTAGGAAACTGGCAACCGGACTTGTTGGTTTGCGTTCAACAAAGCTTATTCAAAAAGTTGGAGATTTTTTAGAAGTGATCAAAAAAGCTCATCTGTTCAAAAAAAAGGGTAGTCATGCGGCAACAAAACCCTTTTTGGCTTTGCGAATCGCAGTTAATGAAGAACTTGAACATCTTGAAAGAGGGCTTCTAGAAGGCACAAGACTTTTGAAAGGTGGGGGAAGAATAGCGATTATTAGCTTTCATTCAACCGAAGACCGCATCGTTAAAGAATTTTTGCGTAGTCATTGTGTGCCGAAGCACCGGAGAGGGCAGGGGGAAGAAAAGCAAAGTCAAGAAATGTTCTTTTACAAAATCGAGAAAATTCTTGTTTCTTCAGAAGAAAGCAAAAGAAATCCCCGGTCAAGAAGTGCGCGATTACGCATTGGTTGGAAAATAATTTCGCAAGGGAAATCGACTTAG